The Vespula vulgaris chromosome 4, iyVesVulg1.1, whole genome shotgun sequence genome has a segment encoding these proteins:
- the LOC127063530 gene encoding uncharacterized protein LOC127063530, giving the protein MRITSCYFRRLIITALIIAVIFCIGQVLRSELGFNDDLSNYDKLVHMSQLIKESVEQDTLYLGNGIPACKLPELKVSNPEIMKFINKVPPIICTPEDWVKVDKTRLIVDREIKNKYGRLMCTFSEIIRIDDFSIKYSDPVEADDFYIPRYSDFVDVKCTSESKRKWHSVLAGVKLDFEIKKKYNWDNVPNNSLKLNVLMFGFDSLSRNTFIRKLPKTYHYLKQDLNTLVLEGYNIVGDGTPQALIPILTGKIELELPETRKRMHQKAHYVNIYPMVWKEYKEKGYITGFMEDVHQIGTFTYRLKGFKEQPTNHYMRTFYLAAERYFRNYNKYCMGSIPRHMVMLNYIKTIFDTYKDEPKFIFGFHGELSHDSYNDIGAADEDLYLWVKQLQDSGHLNNTVLILMSDHGHRFAEIRNTLQGKQEERLPFFSFTFPPWFKKVHSRAYENFLYNTKHLTTPFDIHKTLQAILNFESPKEGDRYQRAINLFDKIPLERTCADAFIEPHWCACLSWKEIQVDNPNVIAAAKFFVQFLNSYTEEHRDICETLKLNQILWSAKLLPTKGLLNFHKSGDQDGFIADLSAKTELTSEIYQIKVKTEPGGGLFEASITYNIKKNLFNTRISDVSRINKYGSQARCVENSLFHLRKYCYCKD; this is encoded by the exons atgaGGATCACATCATGTTACTTTAGAAGGCTCATAATAACTGCATTAATAATTGcagtaatattttgtattggTCAAGTACTTAGATCCGAACTAGGATTTAACGATGACCTTTCAAATTATGATAAACT TGTGCATATGTCACAATTGATAAAAGAATCAGTCGAACAAGATACTTTGTATCTAGG AAATGGAATTCCAGCATGTAAATTACCAGAATTAAAGGTTTCTAATccagaaataatgaaatttataaacaaagtaCCTCCCATAATTTGTACGCCTGAAGATTGGGTAAAAGTTGACAAAACAAGGCTTATAGTCGatagggaaataaaaaataagtatggACGATTAATGTGCACATTTAGTg agATAATTAGGATAGATGATTttagtataaaatattcagaCCCGGTGGAAGCTGATGATTTTTACATTCCCAGATATAGTGATTTTGTTGATGTAAAATGCACTtcagaaagtaaaagaaa atgGCATAGTGTCCTAGCTGGAGTCAAATTAGACTTTGAAATcaaaaagaagtataattGGGATAATGTTCCAAATAATTCACTCAAATTAAATGTACTGATGTTTGGTTTTGATTCTTTATCTCGTAATACATTTATACGAAAATTACCTAAAACGTACCATTATCTGAAACAAGATTTGAATACATTAGTTTTGGAAGGATATAATATAGTAGGAGATGGTACTCCGCAAGCTCTCATCCCCATTCTAACGGGAAAAATTGAACTTGAATTACCAGAGACACGTAAACGTATGCATCAGAAAGCACactatgttaatatatatccGATGGTTTGGAAAGAATATAAGGAAAAGGGATATATAACGGGATTTATGGAAGATGTTCATCAGATTGGAACATTTACTTATCGTTTAAAAGGTTTTAAAGAACAACCCACCAATCATTATATGAGAACATTTTACTTGGCTGCAGAGCGATATTTTCGTAATTACAACAAGTATTGTATGGGAAGCATTCCACGCCACATGGTGAtgctaaattatataaaaacaatttttgatACTTACAAAGATGAACCTAAATTTATATTTGGTTTTCATGGAGAATTATCTCATGATTCTTATAATGATATTGGTGCTGCGGATGAAGATTTGTATCTTTGGGTAAAACAGTTACAAGATTCTGGTCACTTGAACAATACTGTTTTAATACTGATGAGTGATCATGGTCATAGATTTGCAGAAATTCGTAATACTTTGCAAGGTAAACAAGAAGAACGATtaccgttcttttctttcactttcccGCCTTGGTTCAAAAAAGTACATTCACGTGcctatgaaaattttttatataacacaaAGCATTTAACAACACCGTTTGATATACATAAAACATTACAAGCTATATTAAATTTTGAGAGTCCAAAAGAAGGAGATCGTTATCAAAGagctattaatttatttgacaag ATCCCTTTGGAGAGAACATGCGCGGACGCATTCATAGAGCCACATTGGTGTGCTTGCCTTAGTTGGAAAGAAATACAAGTTGATAATCCCAACGTTATTGCCGCTGCCAAGTTTTTCGTTCAATTCCTTAATTCCTATACAGAGGAACATCGTGATATATGTGAAACTTTAAAGTTAAATCAAATATTGTGGTCTGCTAAACTTCTACCCACTAaag gtttattaaattttcacaaATCTGGAGATCAGGATGGCTTCATAGCAGATCTCAGTGCAAAAACTGAGCTAACATCTgagatatatcaaataaaagtaaaaacagAACCAGGTGGTGGATTGTTTGAAGCAAGCATTACTTATAACATCAAAAAGAACCTTTTTAATACTAGA atttCTGATGTCAGTAGGATTAACAAATATGGATCACAAGCTAGGTGTGTGGAAAATTCGCTATTCCATTTACGCAAATATTGTTACtgtaaagattaa